AGAGTAACCTAAGATTAACTCTAAAACATCACCTTTTACAGCTGCTTTATATCCAACTCCATTGATTTCTAATGTTTTTGTAAAACCTTCATGTAAACCATTAATAGCGTTTGCTGTTAAGGCTCTATAAGTTCCCCAAAAGGCTGCTGATTCTTTTGTTTCACCAATTTTAGTTAAAACAACTTGACCATTTGCAACTTCAACACCAACTCTTCCATGAGTTTCAACAGTAGAAACATTGTTTCCTTTTTTAACACTAATTAGTGTTCCATTTACTGTTACTTCAATTCCAGTAGGAATTGTGATAGGTTTTTTACCAATTCTTGACATTACACTCTCCTACCATACAGTACAAAGTACTTCTCCACCAACATTGGCAGCAAATGCTTCATCATTTGCGATAATACCTTTGTTAGTTGAAAGAATAATAGTACCGTACCCATTTTTAAAGTTTTTAATTTCAGAAGCTGGTTTATAAACTCTTCTTCCTGGTTTAGAAACTCTTACAATTTCGTTAATTGCTGATTTTTCTTTATCATCATATTTTAATTCAACTTGAATTGTTTTTTTATTATTTTGTCCATCTATAACTTTGAATCCAGCAATATACTCTTTTTGTAGTAAAACATTTAAAACACCTACCACAGTATTTGAGTGTAATAATGTTGCAACTTCTAATCTTCTCATTGCAGCATTTCTAATTCTAGTTAAAGCATCTGCGATTAAATCATTCATCATAGCTTTTTTCTCCTACCAACTAGCTTTTCTAACACCAGGTAATAAACCTTCGTTAGCCATTTTTCTTAAACAAACTCTACATAAACCAAAATCTCTATAAACAGAGTGAGGTCTTCCACAAACAGAACATCTTGTATATGCTCTTACAGCAAATTTAGGTGTTCTTTGTTGTTTAGCGATCATAGATTTCTTTGCCATTACGCTCTTCCTTTTGTAAATGGAATTCCAATTAATTCTAACAATCTATATGATTCTGCATCACTTGTTGCAGAAGTTGCTATTGAAATATTCATTCCATGTGTTTTAATGATGTTATCATAAACTACTTCTGGGAACATTAATTGCTCATCAAGACCAAAGTTAAAGTTTCCTCTACCATCAAATCCATTTCTATTTAAACCTCTAAAGTCTTTTACTCTTGGTAATGCAACATTACATAATTTGTCTAAGAAGTGATACATATTTTCACCTCTTAATGTAACTTTAATACCAACAGGCATTCCTTCTCTTACTTTAAATCCAGCAACAGATTTTTTTGCAATAACTTTAACTGCTCTTTGACCAGCTATTAAAGAGATTGTATCTTGCATATTTTGGATTAATTTAGCGTCTTTCATCGCTTCACCAGCACCAACAGAGATAACAACTTTATCAATTTTAGCTGTTAAAGTTTTATTTTTTGCAAACTCTGCCTCAAGTACAGGTTTAATCTCAGCTTTATATTTTTCTAATAATCTTGATGCCATTTCTTACCCTTCTACTTTTGCCACATTTGAAATATCAATTGGCATCTCTTTATTTATAAATCCACCATCTGGATTTTTTTCTTGATCAGGCTTAACAGTTTTTTTAGCAACTTTACAATCTTTAACGATTACTTTGTTCTCTTTTGGTAATACTTTTAGAACTTCTCCAGTTTTACCTTTGTCATCACCAGTGATAATTTTAACTGTATCACCTTTTTTAATTTTTAATTTAATAGCCATTATAGTACCTCCGGTGCAAGTGAAACGATTTTCATAAATCCTGAATATCTAACTTCTCTGGCAACTGGTCCAAAAATTCTTGTTCCAACAGGCTCTCTTTTAGCATCTAAAATAACAGCTGCATTGTCATCAAATCTAATTAATGAACCATTTTCTCTTTGAACTTCTTTATGAGTTCTTACAATTACA
The Aliarcobacter faecis genome window above contains:
- a CDS encoding type Z 30S ribosomal protein S14; its protein translation is MAKKSMIAKQQRTPKFAVRAYTRCSVCGRPHSVYRDFGLCRVCLRKMANEGLLPGVRKASW
- the rplX gene encoding 50S ribosomal protein L24, which gives rise to MAIKLKIKKGDTVKIITGDDKGKTGEVLKVLPKENKVIVKDCKVAKKTVKPDQEKNPDGGFINKEMPIDISNVAKVEG
- the rplN gene encoding 50S ribosomal protein L14 yields the protein MIQSFTRLNVADNTGAKEIMCIKVLGGSKRRYATVGDVIVASVKKALPTGKIKKGQVVKAVIVRTHKEVQRENGSLIRFDDNAAVILDAKREPVGTRIFGPVAREVRYSGFMKIVSLAPEVL
- the rplE gene encoding 50S ribosomal protein L5; this encodes MASRLLEKYKAEIKPVLEAEFAKNKTLTAKIDKVVISVGAGEAMKDAKLIQNMQDTISLIAGQRAVKVIAKKSVAGFKVREGMPVGIKVTLRGENMYHFLDKLCNVALPRVKDFRGLNRNGFDGRGNFNFGLDEQLMFPEVVYDNIIKTHGMNISIATSATSDAESYRLLELIGIPFTKGRA
- the rplF gene encoding 50S ribosomal protein L6, yielding MSRIGKKPITIPTGIEVTVNGTLISVKKGNNVSTVETHGRVGVEVANGQVVLTKIGETKESAAFWGTYRALTANAINGLHEGFTKTLEINGVGYKAAVKGDVLELILGYSHPINFEIQKGLEISVEKNIITVKGADKQQVGQAAAIIRGFRKPEPYKGKGVKYTDEKIIRKAGKTAKK
- the rpsH gene encoding 30S ribosomal protein S8; translation: MMNDLIADALTRIRNAAMRRLEVATLLHSNTVVGVLNVLLQKEYIAGFKVIDGQNNKKTIQVELKYDDKEKSAINEIVRVSKPGRRVYKPASEIKNFKNGYGTIILSTNKGIIANDEAFAANVGGEVLCTVW